The genomic region CACGGCTCGACCGAAGCGTACTGCGCGTAGAAATTGGTGAGGTCGGGGATGAGGTCCTTCACGACAGGCTGGTGCGGCAGCGGATTGATCTTCACCGCGCCGTCCTTCACGTCGTGCATCGAGCGGGTGCAGGCCAGGGTGTTCTGGCCGTCGATGTTCATCGCGCAGGAGCCGCAGACGCCTTCGCGGCAGGAGCGGCGGAAGGTCAGCGACGGGTCGATGTTGTTCTTGATCCAGATCAGGCCGTCCAGCACCATCGGCCCGCAATCATGAGTGTCGACGTAATAGGTGTCGACGCTCGGAGTCTTGCCGTCGTCCGGATTCCAGCGATAGACGCGGAATTCACGGACCTCAGTCGCGCCCGCGGGCTTCGGCCAGGTCTTGCCGCCTGATATCTTGGAGTTCTTCGGAAGTGCGAATTCAACCATTTCGATAAAGCTTTCGCTGTTCGCTCAGTACACGCGCGCCGTTTAGTAAACGCGAGCTTTGGGCGGGATGTACTGGACGTCGTTGGTCATGGTGTAGTCGTGAACGGGGCGGTACTCGATCTTGACCTTGCCGGAATCTTCCAGCCAGGCCAGCGTGTGCTTCATCCAGTTCTTGTCGTCGCGCTCGGAGAAGTCCTCGCGGGCATGCGCGCCACGGCTCTCGGTGCGGTTGGCGGCCGAGTTCATCGTCACCACCGCCTGCGAGATCAGATTGTCGAATTCGAGCGTCTCGATCAGGTCGGAATTCCACACCAGCGAGCGGTCGGATACGGCGATGTCGATGATGCCGCGATGGACCTTCTCGATTAGGTTCTGGCCTTCGCTCAGGATGTCGCCGGTGCGGAACACCGCGCAATTGTTCTGCATGACGTGCTGCATGCCTTCGCGCAGCTTCGCGGTCGGCGTGCCGCCGGAGGCGTAGCGGTAGTGGTCGAGCCGGCCGAGCGCCAGGTCGGACGAATTCGTCGGCAATTCCGGCTGGCTGGCGTTCGGCGTGAGCTTCTCGGCGAGGCGCAGCGCCGCGGCGCGTCCGAACACGACGAGGTCGATCAGCGAGTTGGAGCCGAGGCGGTTGGCGCCGTGCACGGAGACGCAGGCGGCCTCGCCGATCGCCATCAGGCCGGGGATGATGGCGTTGTCGTCGCCGTCCTTCTTGGTCAGGACTTCGCCGTGATAGTTCGTCGGGATGCCGCCCATGTTGTAATGCACGGTCGGCACAATTGGGATCGGCTCGCGCGTCACGTCGACATTGGCGAAGATCTTTGCGGATTCGAGATGCCCGGCAGGCGTTCGGCCAGCACCGCGGGATCGAGATGGTCGAGATGAAGGAAGATGTGGTCCTTCTTCTTGCCGACACCGCGACCTTCGCGAATCTCGATGGTCATCGCGCGCGAGACGACGTCACGCGAGGCCAGATCCTTGGCGGAGGGCGCATAGCGCTCCATGAAGCGCTCGCCCTCGGAGTTGACGAGATAGCCGCCTTCGCCGCGCGCGCCTTCGGTGACGAGACAGCCCGAACCGTAGATGCCGGTCGGGTGGAACTGCACGAACTCCATGTCCTGCATCGGCAGACCAGCGCGCAGCACCATGCCGCCGCCGTCGCCGGTGCAGGTGTGCGCCGAGGTGCAGGATGCATAGGCGCGGCCATAGCCGCCGGTGGCGAGGATCACGGTCTGGGCGCGGAAGCGGTGCAGCGTGCCGTCATCGAGCTTGAGCGCGATAACGCCGCGGCAGGTGCCCTGGTCGTCCATGATCAGGTCGATGGCAAAGAACTCGATGAAGAACTCGGCCGCGTGACGCAGCGACTGGCCGTACATCGTGTGCAGCATGGCGTGGCCGGTGCGGTCGGCGGCGGCGCAGGTGCGCTGCGCCTGGCCCTTGCCGTAGTCCATGGTCATGCCGCCGAACGGGCGCTGGTAGATCTTGCCGTCTTCGGTGCGCGAGAACGGCACGCCCCAATGCTCGAGCTCGTAGACCGCCTCGGGCGCGTTGCGCACCATGTATTCGATCGCGTCCTGGTCGCCCAGCCAGTCCGACCCCTTCACGGTGTCGTACATGTGCCAGCGCCAGTCGTCCTTGTGCATGTTGCCGAGCGACGCCGAGATGCCGCCCTGCGCCGCGACGGTGTGCGAGCGGGTCGGAAACACTTTGGTGATGCAGGCGGTACGAAGACCGGCTTCGCTGCAGCCGACCACGGCGCGCAGGCCCGCGCCGCCGGCGCCGACCACGACGACATCATAGGTGTGATCTTCGATCGGATAGGCTTTGCCGTTGGTGGCGGGAGCGCCGTTGCCCTTGCCATTGGTCTCTGTGGCCATGGGTTTAGACTCCGGAGGAAAGTTTCAGGATCGCGTAGGTCGAGGCGAGCGCCACGGCGAACGAGAAGAAGTTGTTGAGCATGATCGAGATGAGCTTCAGCTTCTCGTTATGGATGTAGTCCTCGATCACGACCTGCATGCCGATCTTCATGTGCCAGGCGCTGGCGAAGATGAAGAGCAGCAGGATCACCGCGATCGGCAGCGAGCCGAGAATCTGTGCGGCGCCGGCCTGGTTGCGGCCGAGCAGCATCATCACGATCACGATCACGGGGATCATCAGCAGCGTCATGGCGACGCCGGTGATGCGCTGGCGCCAGAAATCGGAGGTGCCCGAATGCGCCGCGCCGAGATTGCGCACGCGGCCGAGCGGGGTGCGCATGGAGGAGCCCTTCGGGGCGCCGTGGGATTCGTCGAAACTCATCGTCCGCCTCCGATCGCGTAGGCGATGATCCAAATGAGGACCGTGAGCACGATGCCGCCGATCAGGGCGCCCCAGGTCAAGGCCTCGCGCTCATTGGCCTTGAAGCCGTAGCCGAGGTCCCAGACGAAATGCCGGATGCCGCTGAGCATGTGGTGCATCAGCGCCCAAGTGTAGCCGAACACGATCAGGCGGCCGATGATGCTGCCGGTGAAGGCCTGGACGTGGCTATAGGCGGCGGGGCCGGAGGCCGCCGCAATCAGCCACCAGGCCAGCAGCAGCGTTCCGGCGTAGAGGGCAATTCCGGTGGCGCGATGGACGATGGAAAGCGCCATCGTCAGGGTCCAGCGGTAGGTCTGAATGTGCGGCGAAAGCGGTCGTTCGATCCGTGCGGTCATGGGCTTCAATTGCTTTGTTGCGGCCCAGCATGGGGCGCGCGGGGATCGCGAAAGGTCGGCTCTATTT from Bradyrhizobium lupini harbors:
- a CDS encoding succinate dehydrogenase iron-sulfur subunit, coding for MVEFALPKNSKISGGKTWPKPAGATEVREFRVYRWNPDDGKTPSVDTYYVDTHDCGPMVLDGLIWIKNNIDPSLTFRRSCREGVCGSCAMNIDGQNTLACTRSMHDVKDGAVKINPLPHQPVVKDLIPDLTNFYAQYASVEPWLKTTSPTPQKEWKQSHEDREKLDGLYECILCACCSTSCPSYWWNSERYLGPAALLQANRWVSDSRDEATGERLDNLEDPFRLYRCHTIMNCAKACPKGLNPAEAIAELKLKMVERQI
- the sdhC gene encoding succinate dehydrogenase, cytochrome b556 subunit gives rise to the protein MTARIERPLSPHIQTYRWTLTMALSIVHRATGIALYAGTLLLAWWLIAAASGPAAYSHVQAFTGSIIGRLIVFGYTWALMHHMLSGIRHFVWDLGYGFKANEREALTWGALIGGIVLTVLIWIIAYAIGGGR
- the sdhD gene encoding succinate dehydrogenase, hydrophobic membrane anchor protein, whose protein sequence is MSFDESHGAPKGSSMRTPLGRVRNLGAAHSGTSDFWRQRITGVAMTLLMIPVIVIVMMLLGRNQAGAAQILGSLPIAVILLLFIFASAWHMKIGMQVVIEDYIHNEKLKLISIMLNNFFSFAVALASTYAILKLSSGV